Below is a window of Thermodesulfomicrobium sp. WS DNA.
CAAGGTGGCGCCGGAGACCTTTCTCGACCCCCAGCGCTGCCGGGAATTCGTCCTGCGCCTGGGAGAGCCCGTGGGCAAAGAGGAAAAACTCGGGAAGCTCCAGGCCAAGATCTTCGACAACCTCGTGGAGCCCAACCTCATCCAGCCCCATTTCATCTATGGCTATCCCACGGACATCTCGCCCCTTTCGCGCAAGAACGACGCCAATCCCGACATCACGGACCGCTTCGAGCTCTTCATCTGCGGCCAGGAGATGGCCAATGCCTTCTCCGAGCTCAACGACCCCGTGGACCAGCGGGAGCGCTTCGAAGAGCAGGTGCGCGAGCGCGCCCAGGGCGATGACGAGGCCCATGTCATGGATGAAGACTACATCCGCGCCCTGGAATACGGCATGCCTCCGGCCGCAGGCCAGGGCATTGGCATTGATCGCTTGGTGATGCTGCTCACGGATTCCCCGTCCATCCGCGAGGTCATCCTGTTTCCGCTGCTGCGCCCCGAAGCCTCCTGACCTGGAGCCCCTGTGTCCGCCCTCTTTTCGCGCCTCGGTTTCGAAACCTTCGTGGCCGTGCGCTACCTCGTGGCCAAGCGCCAGCAGACGTTCATCTCGGTCATCTCGGTGGTGTCCGTGGCAGGGGTCGCCCTGGGCGTCGCTGCCCTCATCGTGGTGCTTGGGGTGATGAACGGCTTTGGCACCAACCTGCGGCAGAAGATCCTCGGGCTCAACGCCCACATGCTCGTGCTCTCCGCCGACGGTCTCGTGGAAGACTACCAGCCGTTGGTCCACAAGGCGACGCACGTGCCCGGCGTGGTAGGGGCAACGCCCTTTCTCTACGCCGAGGCCATGATTTCCAGCCCCACCGGCGGCGTCAAAGGCGTGGTGGTCCGTGGCATCGACCCCGCCACCGCGGGCACGGTGCTCTCCGTGGAGCGGGACATGATGACCGGCAGCCTTGCCGGTCTCTCCCAGCGCACCCCGCACCCGGGCATCGTCCTCGGCAAGGAACTGGCCGCCCGGCTCGGCGTCGGCCTCGGCAGTACGGTGCAGGTGCTCGCGCCCAGCGGCAAGCGCTCCGTGGCGGGGTTCACCCCCAAGATCGTCTCCTTCACCGTGGCCGGGATCTTCGCCTCAGGCCTTTACGAGTACGACTCCTCCCTGGTGTTCGTGGCCATCCCACAAGCCCAGGCCCTCCTGGGGCTGGAGAGCGACGCCGTCACCGGGCTCGAACTCAAGGTGGCGGACATCAACAGCGTGGAGGGCCTTGCCCCCCATGTGGCGCAATCCCTGGGCGGCGCACCATTGTACGTCCGCCATTGGATCGAAATGAATCAGAGCCTTTTTGCCGCCCTGAAGCTGGAAAAGACGGCCATGGCGGTGATCCTCGTCATGATCGTGCTCGTCGGCTCCTTTTCCATCGTCACCACCTTGGTGATGATGGTCATGGAAAAGACCAAGGACATCGCCGTGCTCATGGCCATGGGCGCTACCCGAACGCAGATTCGCCGCATCTTCGTCATCCAAGGGCTCATCATCGGCTGCATCGGCACGACCCTGGGCTTTGCCCTGGGCCTTGGCGTATGCGGCCTGCTGTCCCGGTACCAGTTCATCAAGCTCCCTGCCGACGTCTACTACCTCGATCATCTCCCGGTGGAGCTCCAGGCCCTGGATCTCACCGCCATTGGGGTGTGCGCCATGCTGCTCTGCTTTCTGGCCACGCTGCACCCCTCGCGACAGGCCGCCCGCCTCAATCCCACGGAGGCCTTGCGCCATGAGTGAGCCGCTCATCCGCCTTGCGCACGTCACCAAGAGCTTTGTTCAGGGCGAGGAGACCATCACCGTGCTGCGGGAGGTCTGCCTGGACATCGAAAAAGGAGCGTCCGTGGCCATCGTGGGGGCATCGGGCTCCGGCAAGAGCACGCTGCTGCACCTCATCGCCGGGCTCGACACGCCCTCAAGTGGACGGATCCTTTTCCAAGGCCGCGACATCAGCAAACTCAACGAAATGGAGCGCGCCCGCATGCGCGGGGCGTGCATGGGTTTTGTGTTTCAATTCCATCACCTGCTTCCGGAGTTCACAACGCTCGAAAATGTGGCTATGCCCGCCCTCATTGCGGGGACTTCCGCGGCCCAGGCCATGGCCCGGGCCAGGGAGTGTCTGGAGGACGTGGGCCTTGGCCACCGCCTCCACCACCGGGTGACCACCCTCTCCGGTGGAGAACGCCAGCGGGCGGCCATTGCCCGCGCCTTGTTGCAGCGGCCGCAG
It encodes the following:
- a CDS encoding lipoprotein-releasing ABC transporter permease subunit, whose product is MSALFSRLGFETFVAVRYLVAKRQQTFISVISVVSVAGVALGVAALIVVLGVMNGFGTNLRQKILGLNAHMLVLSADGLVEDYQPLVHKATHVPGVVGATPFLYAEAMISSPTGGVKGVVVRGIDPATAGTVLSVERDMMTGSLAGLSQRTPHPGIVLGKELAARLGVGLGSTVQVLAPSGKRSVAGFTPKIVSFTVAGIFASGLYEYDSSLVFVAIPQAQALLGLESDAVTGLELKVADINSVEGLAPHVAQSLGGAPLYVRHWIEMNQSLFAALKLEKTAMAVILVMIVLVGSFSIVTTLVMMVMEKTKDIAVLMAMGATRTQIRRIFVIQGLIIGCIGTTLGFALGLGVCGLLSRYQFIKLPADVYYLDHLPVELQALDLTAIGVCAMLLCFLATLHPSRQAARLNPTEALRHE
- a CDS encoding ABC transporter ATP-binding protein, which encodes MSEPLIRLAHVTKSFVQGEETITVLREVCLDIEKGASVAIVGASGSGKSTLLHLIAGLDTPSSGRILFQGRDISKLNEMERARMRGACMGFVFQFHHLLPEFTTLENVAMPALIAGTSAAQAMARARECLEDVGLGHRLHHRVTTLSGGERQRAAIARALLQRPQILLADEPTGNLDARTGESIHELMLRLNAQHGMTLIVVTHNAQLAASMRTRWELRAGELYAA